A genomic segment from Streptomyces sp. TLI_235 encodes:
- a CDS encoding ADP-ribose pyrophosphatase YjhB (NUDIX family), with product MIVWVNGTFGAGKTTACRELVELLPGSLLFAPELIGAGLCRLLPADRLAPVGDFQDLPSWRRLVPEVAAALLAEVPGPLVVPMTLLREDYRDEIFGALASRGLAVHHFVLDPDETILQERIAVRDEYPGDPERSEHVRRWCLDHLPAYRSARRWLGRDAQLVDTTGLTPAQTARRLAGFVADGTARCPIVQSADPTGDTVAAAVLLFDEQDRVLLVDPVYKPAWEFPGGVVERGEAPTDAALRETAEELGLHLDAPALRLLVVDWEPRTGPRRGGLRLVYDGGRLGAEAQQQLRLQQDELRSWRFVTLDEAAGLLPATRLRRLAAALDARERGELRYLEAGLPAAVGAATAG from the coding sequence GTGATCGTCTGGGTCAATGGCACGTTCGGCGCGGGGAAGACCACCGCGTGCCGGGAACTGGTGGAGCTCCTGCCCGGGAGCCTCCTCTTCGCCCCCGAACTGATCGGCGCAGGACTCTGCCGGCTGTTGCCCGCCGACCGGCTGGCGCCGGTCGGCGACTTCCAGGACCTGCCCTCCTGGCGGCGCCTGGTTCCCGAGGTCGCCGCGGCCCTGCTCGCCGAGGTTCCCGGGCCGCTGGTCGTCCCGATGACCTTGCTTCGGGAGGACTACCGCGACGAGATATTCGGCGCGCTCGCCTCCCGCGGGCTCGCCGTCCACCACTTCGTCCTGGACCCTGACGAAACGATCCTGCAGGAGCGCATCGCCGTCCGGGACGAGTACCCCGGCGACCCCGAGCGCTCCGAGCACGTCCGCCGCTGGTGCCTCGACCACCTGCCCGCCTACCGTTCTGCCAGACGGTGGCTCGGCCGCGACGCCCAGCTCGTCGACACCACCGGCCTCACCCCGGCGCAGACCGCCCGGCGCCTGGCCGGATTCGTCGCCGACGGCACCGCCCGCTGCCCGATCGTGCAGAGTGCCGACCCCACCGGCGACACCGTCGCCGCCGCCGTCCTGCTCTTCGACGAACAGGACCGCGTGCTCCTCGTCGACCCCGTCTACAAGCCCGCCTGGGAGTTCCCCGGCGGCGTCGTCGAACGCGGCGAGGCCCCGACCGACGCCGCCCTGCGCGAGACCGCCGAGGAACTCGGCCTGCACCTCGACGCGCCCGCCCTGCGCCTGCTCGTCGTCGACTGGGAACCCAGGACCGGACCCCGCCGCGGCGGCCTGCGGCTCGTCTACGACGGCGGCCGGCTCGGCGCCGAGGCCCAGCAGCAGCTGCGGCTGCAGCAGGACGAACTGCGCAGCTGGCGCTTCGTGACCCTCGACGAGGCCGCCGGACTGCTGCCCGCCACCCGGCTGCGGCGGCTCGCCGCGGCGCTCGACGCCCGCGAGCGCGGGGAACTGCGCTACTTGGAGGCGGGGCTGCCCGCGGCGGTGGGGGCGGCCACGGCCGGCTGA